The segment TTGGAGATTGTGTTAAAGGAAGATCCGGCGCGAATCCAACAGGAAGCTAGAGCAATGGGTTTTGCCGAGCCACAGCACGTGGAATATGTGGAAGTGGTACTGAATGAGCCGGTTGTGTCATCACCCGATGCTGCGAGCAACAGTCAGCAATCATCAGTGGCAGATGCCCCACCCGCGCCAGGTTGGTGGGCCAACATCCTACGTCAGTTCCGGGCTTGGATTGATGAAAGTGTCATACCAACTGAGCAACCCAATGAGCAGTAAAGCAATGGCGGAGGAATAGATGCACACGGATACCCCAGCAGAAACCCAGTTCTATCGCAGGGCATTTGCCCTGGCTGCGCTGTTGTTGATCGTGGTGGCGGCTGCCATAGGAAGGCTGGCCTACCTGCAGTTCCGGCGTCCACCTTGGGTTCGTCCGGACGATGTAGTGCAACGCATTGACCTACCGGCACAACGCGGGAACATTTATGACTGTCACGGCTATCTATTAGCTGTAGATGCTACAGTTTATGACATTATGGCGATCACGGATCAGATTACGGACACACGCCGCGTCGCGGACAAGTTGGCGCCATTGCTGCAAGAACAAGCAGAAAAGTTGCAGGGCTTGCTGCGAGAGAAAAGCGCCCATGTACACCTGAAGCGCGTATTCAGAGAAGAGGTGGTGAAAAGCATTGAGGCTTTGGGCATGGATGGCTTGATGGTTATCCCAAGGCTAGGCCGCGTCTATCCCCATGAGGAGCTGGCTGCCTCGGTGCTGGGCTTTGTCACAGATGATAAGCAGGCTTGCTATGGCGTAGAAGCGTATTACGATCGCTTCCTAACCGGTGAGGCAGGTTTGCGCGAGATAGAGCGCGATGCAATAGGCAGCCTGATGTACAAAGTTAACCCTGCGCGCGATGGCGCAGATTTATATTTGACTCTCGATCGGAACATGCAACAGATCGTGGAGGAAGTTCTGGCCAAGGCTGTGGATACGAACAAAGCCCAAAAGGGCGTGGCCATTGTGATGGACCCCAAGACGGGTGCCATCTTGGCCATGGCTGTGTATCCTACCTATGATCCGAATACCCGTGCTGTGACCGACCAGAATGTCTATGTGAACAGTGCTATCAGCGAGCTTTACGAGCCGGGCTCTGTGTTCAAAATCGTTACCATTGTTTCCGCCTTGGATGCTGGGATGATTACCCCGTCGAGCACATACTATGACCAAGGACAGATTGTCGTAGGGGGCCGCGTGATCCGTAACGCGAATGGCGTAACCTATGGCCAGACGACCATGACGGACTTGCTGGCCTATTCCTTGAACGTGGGTGCAGCGCACGTCAGCACAAAACTGGGAGCGCGCACGTTCTATGACTATGTGCGCCGCTTCGGTTTCGGCCAACTGACTGGTGTTGACCTGGCCTATGAACTTTCAGGATGGGTGCGGCTACCGGGTGACAGGGAATGGCATGAGTCAGATTTGGGAACCAATTCTTTTGGGCAGGGTCTTGCTGCAACCCCACTACAGATGCTCTGCGCAGTGGCAGCAGTGGCTAACCAAGGGGTCATGATGCGGCCGCGCATAGTGTCGCGCATCGTAGATGGCGACCGGGTGACGGAAGTCCCGCCGCAAACGATAGGGCGCGTCGTCTCGGCTGAGGCAGCCGCGCAGGTAACGCAGATGCTCGTATACGCTGTGGACAATGTGTTGACCTTAGCTGCCATTCCGGGTTACAAGGTGGCCGGGAAAAGCGGTACCTCACAGGTGGCTAGGCCCACTGGGGATTATGACCCGGAGCAGACTATCGCTTCTTTTGCCGGCTATGTGCCGGCAGATGATCCAAGGCTGGCGATACTCGTTGTCATATATCGCCCCCAGAAGGAGCATTGGGGCATCAGGGCCGCAGCGCCAGCCTTCCAGGAGATAGCTCAACGGCTTCTGGTTTTGCTCGCTGTACCGCCCGATCATGTGCGGCTGAGCAGGCAGTAGGGTTAGTAGGGTTTTGGACATGGCATTGACGCTTGCTGATGTATGGAGTGCATTGGGCCAGGGCCCTTGGCCCTGGGAAGAGATGGCTCGTCTGCCGTTTACCGATGTGGTCATTGATTCGCGTGCTGTCGTGGAAGGCAGCTTGTTCGTAGCCTTGCCAGGCGAGCATACCGATGGGCACTTGTTTGTCGGCGATGCTTTCCGTCGTGGAGCACGGGCAGCGCTCGTGCATCGCGCAGTAGATGATGCTGGCACTCTGGTAGATGTCAGGAAGCCGCTCGATGCTGAGGTGCCAGTCCAATTGCCAGTGTGCTTTGTGGTACCCAATACCTTGGCCGGCCTGCAAACTCTGGCTGCTTACTGGCGCAGGAAACACGCAAAATGCCGAGTGGTCGGCATCACCGGCAGCGTAGGGAAGACCACGACGAAAGAACTGATCGCTGCGGTGCTACGGCAGCGTTTCTGTACTTTGAAAAGCCCAGAGAATTACAACAATGAGGTGGGACTACCGCTGTCTGTGCTGCGCCTGCATCAAGATGTGGAGTGGCTGGTACAGGAGATGGCGATGTATGACCTAGGTGAGATCGCGCTCCTATCACGGATCGCTTTGCCAGAAGTGGGCGTGGTGACTAATGTTGGCCCTACGCACCTGGAGCGCCTGGGCACGATCGAACGCATCGCCCAGGCAAAGGCCGAGTTGGTGCAGGCTTTGCCGCCAGAGGGACTGGCGGTGCTGAATGGAGACGATGCACGCGTGCGTGCCATGGCCTCCTTGACTTCGGCGAAAAGCGTGCTCTACTATGGCCTGGAGCCGCACAATGATCTCTGGGCAGATGAAATTCAAACGCGCGGCTTGGAAGGGCTATGGCTGCGCTTTCACTTTCGAGGGCAGTCTGTGTCTGCGCACTTGCCTCTGTTGGGGCAACACAGCGTGCACAGTGCTTTGGCTGCGACTGCTGTGGGCCTGAGTCAAGGGTTGATCTGGGAGGAGATCCTCACTGGCTTACAGGACAAATCGGCGCAAGTGCGGCTGATCGTAGTCCCAGGCGTGCGCGGCACTACTATTTTGGACGATACCTACAATGCCAGCCCCGCTTCCACTTTGGCTGCGCTCAACCTCCTGGCTGAGATGGATGGGCGTAAGGTCGCAGTTCTTGGAGGGATGCTGGAGTTGGGCAGTTATGAGACAGAAGGACACCGCCTAGTTGGGCGACGAGCAGCAGAGGTAGCCTCTGTGTTGGTTACAGTTGGCCGACTGGGGCATCTGATTGCAGAGGAAGCAATCACTACAGGCATGCCCTCTTCTGCTGTGCATGCTGTTGCGGACAACGATGAGGCGGTGCAGGTTCTGCAGCAGATTCTGGTTGAAGGCGATTTTGTCCTGGTCAAGGGGTCGCGGGGGATTGCGATGGAGAATATCGTGTCCAGACTAGCGAGAGGTGAGTGATGGCCCAGGCACTTTTGTGGGGCAGTGTGTCTTTTCTGTTGGCCGTGCTCAGCGGCGGGCCGCTCATACGTCTGCTGCGCCGCTACCGAATTGGCAAGACCATCCGCATAGACGGGCCAGCCAGGCATCAGGTCAAGATGGGGACGCCAACCATGGGCGGGTTGATGATACTCGTCCCTGTGCTCTTGGTCACCGTGCTGACCAACCTGATCGGGCGATATTCGATTTTGATGCCTTTGGGAGTGATGATTGCCTATGGCCTGCTGGGTCTATATGACGATTGGCGCGGCATCCACGACCGCTTAGGGGTGGGGATGTTGGCCCGGCTCAAGTTTCCGTGGCAAGTTGTGATTGGCTTGCTAGCGGCATTAGGACTGCGTTTTGTCCTGGATTTGGGTGGCATGGCCGTGCCCACCTTTCCCAAGGAGTTCGACATTGGCTGGTGGTATCTGCCGATTGCCACTTTCTTGATCGTTGGCACTGCAAATGCCGTCAACCTAACCGATGGCCTGGATGGCTTAGCAGGTGGTACGAGTGCCATTGCCTACATCGCCTATGGGGTTATTGCTTATTTGCAGAACCAGATCTATCTAGCTACCTTCTGCTTCACAATGGTCGGTGCCATCCTGGCTTTTCTGTGGTACAACGCTTACCCAGCGGAACTGTTCATGGGCGATGTTGGTTCGATGGCCATCGGGGCAACGCTAGCCACGGTGGCCTTGATGACCGAGCAATGGCTTTTGTTGGCGGTGGTCGGGGTCGTCTTTGTGGCAGAAGCAATGTCCGACCTATTGCAAGTGGGGTATTTCAAATTGACCCATGGCAAGAGGTTGTTCAGGATGGCTCCCTTGCATCACCATTTCGAGTTGCTAGGCTGGTCGGAGGTGCAGATTACACAGCGTTTCTGGCTGATTGCGATTCTGGCGGCGATGGTGGGCATTGCCCTGGCGTTGTGGTAAGTCAAAACCCAGCCAGGATTCATGCTTCGGGATGAGGTATAGCGTGAGCACAGGACAATCTGATGTGCGCGACGAATGGAATCTGAAGGGCAAGCGGGTTACGGTGCTTGGACTTGGCCGTGAGGGC is part of the Chloroflexota bacterium genome and harbors:
- a CDS encoding penicillin-binding protein 2; protein product: MHTDTPAETQFYRRAFALAALLLIVVAAAIGRLAYLQFRRPPWVRPDDVVQRIDLPAQRGNIYDCHGYLLAVDATVYDIMAITDQITDTRRVADKLAPLLQEQAEKLQGLLREKSAHVHLKRVFREEVVKSIEALGMDGLMVIPRLGRVYPHEELAASVLGFVTDDKQACYGVEAYYDRFLTGEAGLREIERDAIGSLMYKVNPARDGADLYLTLDRNMQQIVEEVLAKAVDTNKAQKGVAIVMDPKTGAILAMAVYPTYDPNTRAVTDQNVYVNSAISELYEPGSVFKIVTIVSALDAGMITPSSTYYDQGQIVVGGRVIRNANGVTYGQTTMTDLLAYSLNVGAAHVSTKLGARTFYDYVRRFGFGQLTGVDLAYELSGWVRLPGDREWHESDLGTNSFGQGLAATPLQMLCAVAAVANQGVMMRPRIVSRIVDGDRVTEVPPQTIGRVVSAEAAAQVTQMLVYAVDNVLTLAAIPGYKVAGKSGTSQVARPTGDYDPEQTIASFAGYVPADDPRLAILVVIYRPQKEHWGIRAAAPAFQEIAQRLLVLLAVPPDHVRLSRQ
- a CDS encoding UDP-N-acetylmuramoyl-tripeptide--D-alanyl-D-alanine ligase; this translates as MARLPFTDVVIDSRAVVEGSLFVALPGEHTDGHLFVGDAFRRGARAALVHRAVDDAGTLVDVRKPLDAEVPVQLPVCFVVPNTLAGLQTLAAYWRRKHAKCRVVGITGSVGKTTTKELIAAVLRQRFCTLKSPENYNNEVGLPLSVLRLHQDVEWLVQEMAMYDLGEIALLSRIALPEVGVVTNVGPTHLERLGTIERIAQAKAELVQALPPEGLAVLNGDDARVRAMASLTSAKSVLYYGLEPHNDLWADEIQTRGLEGLWLRFHFRGQSVSAHLPLLGQHSVHSALAATAVGLSQGLIWEEILTGLQDKSAQVRLIVVPGVRGTTILDDTYNASPASTLAALNLLAEMDGRKVAVLGGMLELGSYETEGHRLVGRRAAEVASVLVTVGRLGHLIAEEAITTGMPSSAVHAVADNDEAVQVLQQILVEGDFVLVKGSRGIAMENIVSRLARGE
- a CDS encoding phospho-N-acetylmuramoyl-pentapeptide-transferase — encoded protein: MAQALLWGSVSFLLAVLSGGPLIRLLRRYRIGKTIRIDGPARHQVKMGTPTMGGLMILVPVLLVTVLTNLIGRYSILMPLGVMIAYGLLGLYDDWRGIHDRLGVGMLARLKFPWQVVIGLLAALGLRFVLDLGGMAVPTFPKEFDIGWWYLPIATFLIVGTANAVNLTDGLDGLAGGTSAIAYIAYGVIAYLQNQIYLATFCFTMVGAILAFLWYNAYPAELFMGDVGSMAIGATLATVALMTEQWLLLAVVGVVFVAEAMSDLLQVGYFKLTHGKRLFRMAPLHHHFELLGWSEVQITQRFWLIAILAAMVGIALALW